The Synechococcus sp. WH 8101 sequence GATCGGCCAGCGTGATGCCGCGGCGATTCGGTCGATCTACAGCCGTTGAGGGCAGGTCCGCTGGCTTGACCAGCGGGCGCCGGGCTGAGACGCTTGGCGCTTCTTCCCAACATCCATGTCTGACGGCACCACCCTGTCGATCAAGCGGTCCATCACGGTGCGCGCCGTGGTGACGCCGGCCTGGAAAGAGGAGGCCGAGCGTGAGCTGAGCAACGCCATTGCCACGAGCGATCAGCAGCTGGCCCAGCTGGAGCAGGAGGGACAGCAGGTGGTGGAGGAGATCCGCAGGCAGAGCGCCAACCCCCTCGATCCCCGTGTGCAGGAGCAGGTGGCTCAGGTGCAGCAGCAGGTGGCCGCCAAGCGGGCCGAGCTGGAGGAGCAGAAGCGGAACGTGCTCCAGCAGCAGGCCCAGGTGCGTGAGCTGGAGATGGAGCAGATCGTGGAGCAGGGTCAGATCGAGAGCTTCTGCGACCTCAAGGTGGGCGACAACCTGGTGACCAAGATGAAGGTCGCCGTGGTGGTGCGCGACGGCGTGGTCGAGTCGATCGAGCAGGGCTGAGCGGACCCGTAAAATCCCCCTACTCAGCCCTTCTGGAGACGGTTTTGGCGACCCACGACATCCCCAGAATGTAGTGGTGGTCTTGTTTTCATAGTTGGAGCAGGGGTTGGAACACACACCAGAATCCTGCTAACCTCGCATCAATGCTGGTGCGAGGTTCTTTTGGTTGGAACGGATCTCGGAACAACTGGTAGGCAGTTGATAACGCTGTCGTTTGTTCTTACCTGATATTTTTATGCCTAAGATTATTTTCAAGGAATTAACACTAAACGATCAAGCATATATCATAAAATATAATCATCGAGACACATTTTATCTCCGAATAAAACGAGATGGCAAAAGATACACGAATGTTTCACTTAAAACAAAAGATTTGAATGTTGCAAAGCAAAATGCGTTAGCAACATATTTGCAGATAGCATCAGAACCACCAAAATCAAGAACCAGAAGATTTGGTTTTGTTGCTGCTTGTGATGAGTTTT is a genomic window containing:
- a CDS encoding YlqD family protein — translated: MSDGTTLSIKRSITVRAVVTPAWKEEAERELSNAIATSDQQLAQLEQEGQQVVEEIRRQSANPLDPRVQEQVAQVQQQVAAKRAELEEQKRNVLQQQAQVRELEMEQIVEQGQIESFCDLKVGDNLVTKMKVAVVVRDGVVESIEQG